Genomic DNA from Anaeromyxobacter sp.:
CCCGCCGAGGGCCGGGCCTTCGCCCCGCGCCCGCTCCACCCCTTCGACGGCCAGCGCTGGGTGGGCCAGGGCATCTCCTACGGCCCGCACCGCGACGGCCAGCGCCCGGGCGGGGCGTCCCCCACCCGCGCCCAGCTCCGGGAGGACCTGGCGCTGCTGGCGGGCCGCTGGAGCCTGCTCCGGCTCTACGCCGCCGACGCGCCCTCCCCCGAGGTGCTGGCCCTGATCCGCGAGGAGCGGCTGCCGTTCAAGGTGCTGCTGGGCGCCTGGATCGCCCCGGAGGGCCCGGCCCCAGGCGGGGGCGCCGCCGGCCGGGCCGCGCGACGACGACCGCGCCGAGGGGCGCGCCGCCAACCGGGCCCAGGTGGAGGCGGCCATCGCCCTGGCCAACGCCTACCCCGAGGTGGTGCTGGCGGTGGTGGTCGGCAACGAGACCCAGGTGGACTGGTCGGCCCACCGGGTGGCGCCGCAGGTGCTGGTGGAGTGGCTGCGGACCGTGCGCCGCGGCGTGGCCCAGCCGGTGGCCACCGCCGACGACTTCGGCTTCTGGCTCAAGCCGGAGAGCGACGAGGTGGCCCGCGAGGTCGACTTCCTGGTGCTGCACGCCTACGCCATGTGGAACGGCAAGCCGCTCGAGGAGGCGCTCGACTTCACCAGGCAGAAGCACGCCGAGGTGACGCGCCGCCACCCCGGGCTCCCGGTGGTGCTGGGCGAGGCCGGCTGGGCCACCCGCAAGCACACCGAGGGCGAGCAGGCCACCCTCATCAAGGCGGAGCCGGGGGAGGCGGCGCAGCGCCGCTTCTACCAGGAGTTCACCGCCTGGGTGGTCGGCCAGCGGATCGTCAGCACCTGGTTCGAGGCCTTCGACGAGAACTGGAAGGGAGGACCCCACCCCGACGAGGTGGAGAAGCACTGGGGGCTGTTCCGGGCCGACCGGACGCCCAAGGCGGCGGCGCTGCCCTGAGGGTCGGCGCGGCCGCTACGCCAGGTGGCAGGCGACGCCGCTTCCCGCGCCCAGGGAGCGCAGGGCCGGCTCCTCGCTCCGGCACCGCTCCACCGCCAGGGCGCAGCGCGGGTGGAAGCGGCAGCCGGGCGGCGGCGACCTCAGGCTGGGCGGCGCGCCGGGGATGGCGGGGCGCTCCTGGTCGTCACCCTGCAGCGACGGATAGGCCGCCAGGAGCCCCTGGGTGTAGGGGTGGCGCGGGCCGGCGCGCAGCGCGGCGGCCGGGGCCACCTCCACCAGGCGGCCCGCGTAGAAGACGGCCACCCGGTCGCACAGCTGCAGCATGCGGGCCAGGTCGTGGGTGATGAAGATGGCCGAGAAGCCCAGCCGGGCCTTGAGGTCCAGCAGCACCTGCAGGATCTCCCGCTCGACCACCACGTCGAGCGCCGTGGTGGGCTCGTCGAGCACCACCAGCGCCGGCTCGAGCGCCAGCGCCAGCGCGATGCCGACCCGCTGCCGCATCCCACCTGAGAGCTGGTGCGGCCAGGACGCCAGGTGCGCCGGCCGGAGGCCCACCAGCGCCAGCAGCTCGGCGGCGCGCTGCCGCGCCCGGGCGCCGCGCACGCCGTGGGCCTCGAGCGTGTCGCGGAGCTGCGCCCCCACCGTCAGCACCGGGTTGAGCGCGTCGAGGGCGCCCTGGAACACCATGGAGAGGCGGCGCCAGCGCAGCGCCCGCAGCGCCGGCTCGTCCAGGCGGAGCAGGTCGCGCCCCTCGAAGAGGACCTGCCCCCCGCTGATGAGAGCCGGCGGGGGCAGGACCCGCAGCAGCGCCTGGGCCACGGTGGACTTGCCACAGCCCGACTCGCCGGCGATGCCCAGGAGCTCGCCGCGCCCCACCTCGAAGGAGACCCGGTCCACCGCCCGCACCAGCCCCTCCTCGCCGACGTAGTCGACGCACAGCCCCCGCACCGAGAGGAGGGGCGCGCGGGCCGCCAGGCCCGCCCGCGGGGCCGGGGCCGGGGCCGGCGGAGGGCGCGGGCGCCGCCGGCTCAGCCACGGTCCACCACCGGGGTGCTGCGGGTCGGCGCCAGCCCGTGGCCCAGGAGCCAGGCCCGCCAGGCCCGATCGGCCCGCAGGCGCGGGTTGGCCAGCTCGTCGAAGGCGGCGTTGAGCATCACCAGGGAGGACCCCACCAGCGCCAGGCAGACCCCGGTGGGCACGAAGGTCCACCAGGCGCCCGTCAGCAGGGCCGAGTCGTTGGTGGCCCAGTAGAGGTTGGTGCCCCAGGTGGCGGCCGACACGTCGCCCAGCCCCAGGAACTCCAGCCCGACCTGCGCGCCGATGGCGTACACGGTGCTGCCGATGAACTGGGCCACCAGGAGCGAGGTCAGGTTGGGCAGCAGCTCGCGGGTGATGATGCGCCCGGGCCCCTCCCCGCTCACCACCGCGGCGGCCACGAAGTCCCGCTGCCGCAGGGAGAGCGCCTCGGCGCGCAGCACCCTGGCGTTCCAGGCCCAGCCGGTGACCACCAGCACGAAGGCCACCGTGCCCGGGCCGGCCGGCAGGTAGGCGGCGATGACGATGGCCAGCGGCAGCCCCGGGAGCACCAGGAACACGTTGAAGAGCAGCGACAGCAGGCCGTCGACCCACCCGCCGAAGTAGGCGGCGGTCACGCCCAGGAGCGCCCCCAGCAGCACCACCGTGGCGCCCACGCCGAAGCCGACCAGCAGCGAGACCCTGGTCCCGGCCACCGTCTGGGCCAGCACGTCCTGGCCCTGCCCGGTGGTGCCGAGCCAGTGGCTCCAGGAGGGCGGCTGCAGCGGGATCCCCACCAGCGCGTCCGGGCTGGCCACCAGCCAGGGGCCGACCAGCCCCAGGACCACGAAGGCGCCCAGCAGCGCGGCGCCGGCGGCGGCCTTGCGGTCCCGCCGCAGGGCAGACCACCAGGCCGGCGTGGCGCCGGCCACCGGGGCGCTCACCTGGCCCCCCGGGTGCGCGGGTCGAGCCAGGCCGTGGCCAGGTCCACCAGCCAGTTGGCGCCCAGCACCGCCAGCGTGATGACCAGGAAGATGCCCTGCATGAGCGGGTAGTCCTGGTTGCGCACCGCCTGCACCAGCAGGTACCCCTGCCCCGGGTAGGAGAAGACCACCTCGGTGAGCAAGGAGCCGCCCACCACGAAGCCGAAGGCCATGCCGAAGCCGGTGACGCCGGGCAGGAGCGCGGTGCGGGCGGCGTAGCCGAGCGCCACCCGCGCCGGCGAGAGCCCCTTGGCGCGCGCCAGCGCCACCTGGTCCGACCCGAGCACCGTGATCATGGCGTTGCGCATGCCCAGCATCCAGCCGCCCACCGTGCTCAGGACCAGCGAGGCCAGGGGCAGCGCCGCGTGGCGACCCACGTCGGCCAGGAAGGCCAGGCTCCACGCCGGGGTGAGGTCGTCGCCGTAGGCGTGCCCCAGCGGGAAGAGCCCGAGCCGGAAGCCGAGCAGGTAGAGCAGCACCATGGCCAGCCAGAAGTAGGGGAAGGCGCCCAGCAGGGCCAGCAGCGGGGGCAGCAGCGTGTCGACCCACCCGCCGCGCCACCAGGCGGCCGCGATGCCCAGGAGGGAGCCCAGGGTGAAGCTCACCAGCACGGCGGTGCCGGCCAGGAGGAGCGTCCAGCCGAGCCCCCCGGCGATGACCTGGCTCACCGGCGACGGGTAGTAGGCCACCGAGAGGCCCAGGTCGCCGCGGGCCACGTGCGCCAGGTAGGTCAGGTACTGGGCCGGGAGCGACGCGTCGGTGAGGCCGAAGGCCTGGCGCAGCGCCCCCATGGCCTCCGGGCTGAGCCGCCCCCGGAAGCGGGCGAAGAGGGCGGTGGCCGGATCGCCCGGCATGAGCCGCGGCAGGAAGAAGTTGAGGGTGAGCGCGGCCCAGCACGCCAGCGCGTAGAAGCCGAGCCGCCCGAGGAGCCGCCGCATCCCGGTCACCGGATCCGGGGCTCGAGCGCGGTGAGCACCAGCAGGGTCTCGCCGCGGTCGAACCGGTTGGGGGAGGGATCGGCGTAAGGGTGCGCCGCCGTGGGGAACCCCTGGAAGCGGCGGGTGTTGAACTCCGCCCAGGAGGGGTTGGGGTAGAGGGGGATGGCCGGCACCTCGGCCGCGAAGACCCGCTGCAGCGCGGTGGCCAGCAGCCGCTGGCCGGCCGGGTCCGGCTCCTGCTCGAACGCGGCCAGCAGCCGGTCGGCCTCGGCGCTGCCGTAGCGGTGCCAGTTGGACATGGAGGGGGTGCCCATGGGCTTGACCGTCTGGCGCGACATGAGCCAGCGGTAGACCGACCAGGGGGTCGGCCCCTCGAACGACCAGCCGATGGTGAGGTCGAAGTCGCCCTCCTGGACCCGCTGCGTGAAGGCGCCCACGTCGGCGGTGCGGACCGAGGCGTCGACGCCCAGCTGGCGCAGGCCGCGCGCGATGACCTGGGCCGCGCGCACCCAGTCCGACCAGCCCGAGACCGCCAGGATCTCGTAGCGCCAGGGGCGCCCGTCGGGCAGCCGCCGCAGGCCGTCCGGCCCGACCCGGTGGCCCGCCTCGTCCAGCAGCGCGCCGGCGCGGCCCGGGTCGTGGCGCGTCCAGTCGGCCCCGGCGGCCTGGGGATCGCGCCAGCCGGCGTAGGCGTCGGACAGGCCGGTGGCGTCGGCCGGGCGCGAGTAGCCGTGCAGCGCCACCTCCACCAGCAGGCGGCGGTCGATGGCCAGGCTGAGCGCGGTGCGGACCCGCACGTCGTCGAAGGGGGCGCGGGTGGTGTTGGCGAACAGGAAGATGGTCGCGCCGGTGAGCGGGAACCAGTAGGCGTGGTCCGCCGGCGAGCGGGCCACGAAGATCCGGTCGATGGCGGGGACGAAGTTGCCGGCCCAGTCCACCTCGTCGAAGACCAGCGCCAGGTTGGCCCGCTCGTTGGACGGGTAGGCCGGGAACCGGAGCGCCTCCACCCGGGGCAGGCCGGCCTGCCAGTAGCGGGGGTTCCGCCCCAGCTCGTAGACCTGGTGCTGGAAGACCCGCACCTCGGTGAAGGGGCCGGTGGCCACCGGGTGCTCGTTGGCCCAGGCGACCGGATCGGCCACGTCGCGCCAGGCGTGCTCCGGCACGACCAGCTGGGCCAGGAGGTCGTCGCGCCCCGGCAGGAAGACCCGCGGGAAGGTGAAGTCCACCGTGGACGGGTCCACCAGCTCCACGCCGCCCAGCCAGGACCAGACCCCGCGCCGGTCCAGGCCCGGGAAGCGCCGCAGCAGCTCGAAGGTGAAGGCCACGTCGCGGGCCCCGAAGGGCGCGCCGTCGCTCCAGGAGACCCCGGACCGGGTGGTGACCCGCAGCCGCCGGCCGCCGTCGCGCCACTCGGCCCGGGTGGCCAGCCAGGGGATCTGCTCGCCGCGCACCGCGCTGAAGACGAAGAGCGGCTCGTAGATCCCGGACCAGGTGGGCCAGCGCGGCACCGCGGCGCCGGTCAGCGGGTTGAAGTTGCGGATCCAGGAGGCCTCCTGCTCGACCGAGACCACCAGCACGCCCGGCGGCGCCGGGGGCCGCTCGCGCACGCAGGCCAGGGCGCCCAGCAGGGCGCCCACCGCCACCAGCCGCGCGGCGGCCCGCCTGGGACCCGGGCCGGTCAGGGGTCCCGCTGGGAGATCCGCACGTAGTCGACCACCAGCTGCTGCGGGAAGGTGGTCGCGGCGCTGGGGGCGCCCACGTAGGTGCCGCCCACCGCCAGGTTGACGAGCACGAAGAAGGGCTGGTCGAAGACCCAGCTGGTGCCGGCCGGGAGATCCTCCCGGGAGACCGCGGCGTAGACCCGCCCGTCCACCTCGAAGGCCACCAGCCCGGCGTCCCACTCCACCGCGAAGACGTGGAAGTCCTGGTCGAAGCCGGCCGGTCCCGGCAGCGAGGTGCTGGCGGTGATGGGGTTGCCGCCCGAGTACCCCGGCCCGTGCAGCGTGCCGTGGACCACCAGCGGCTCCTGGCCGCGGTACTCCATCACGTCGATCTCGCCGCAGGTGGGCCAGCCGACCTGGTCGATGTTGGCCCCCAGCAGCCAGAAGGCCGGCCACAGCCCCTGCCCGCTCGGCAGCTTCATGCGCGCCTCGACGCGCCCGAACCTGGTCACCACCTTCTCCTTGGTGAGCAGCCGCGCCGAGGTGTAGGCGCTGCCCTGGTAGGTCTCCTTCCGCGCCGTGATGACCAGGTGGCCGGCGCCGTCGAGCGCCACGTTCTCGGGGCGGTCGGTGTCGAACTCGAGCTGGGCGTTGCCCCAGTCGGTGCCGATGTCGGCGCTCCAGCTGGCCGGATCCGGGGCCTGTCCGGCCGGGCCGTCGAACTCGTCCTGCCAGGTCACCTTCCAGCCCGAGCCGCAGCGCCCGAAGCCGGTGGACCCGAGCGCCAGCAGCGCCAGCAGGAGGGTGGTGGTGGGGCGGCGCGGGTCCATGGACGACCTCCTCAGCGGGCCGCCGAGGCGACCGGGAAGTGACGCGGGTCCGAGAGGGCCCGCTGCAGCAACAGGGTGGCGGCGCCCACCGCCACCGCGCGGGCGCCCAGCTGGCTGGTGACGATGCGCGACACCGCCATGGAGGTGGCCAGGGTGCGGGTGCGCACCACCTCGCGGAGCGGGTCGAGGAGCACGTCGCCGAGGCGGGCCAGGCCGCCGCCCACGATGACCACCGCGGGGTTGAGCAGGTTGAGCAGGCCGGCCACGGCCACCCCCAGGTGCTCGGCGGCCTCGCGGACCACCTGCAGCGCCAGGGCGTCCCCGGCCAGGGCGGCGTCCTCCATCACGGTGATGCCGAACTCGCGGCCGGCCAGGGCGCTCCCCGGGTGGTCGGCCAGGAGCCGGCGGGCCCGCTTGAGCAGCGCCGGCGAGCCCACCACCGTCACCAGGCAGCCGCGCAGCCCGCAGCCGCAGGGCAGGCCGTGGGGGTCCACCGAGAGGTGGCCCACCTCGCCGGCGATGCCGCTGGCCCCGCGGTAGATCTTGCCGTCCACGAAGAAGCCGGAGCCGATGCCGGTGGCCAGCTTGATGTAGGCGAAGTGGTCGACGTCGCGCCCGGCGCCCCACCAGCGCTCGGCCAGCGCGCCCAGGTTGGCGTCGTTGTCCACCAGCACGGGCACCCGGAAGCGCTTGCGCAGCCCCTGCACCACGTCGATGCCCTTCCAGGTGGGGACCACCACGTCGTTGAGGAAGGTGGGGCGCGCCGGGTCGACCGGGCTCGGCACCGCCATGCCCGCCCCGAGCAGGCGCCGCCGGCTGCCGCCCCAGGTGGCCAGGCAGCGCTCGGCCAGCTCGTTCACCAGCGCCAGCGCGCCCGGCGGGTCGTCGCGCACCGGGTGCTTCTGGTGCTGCCAGGCCAGCACGGCGCCGCGCAGGTTGGTGAGGGTGACGGCCACGTGGGTGGCGCCGAGATCGACCCCCAGGATGACGGCCGCGTCGTCGTCGAACTGGAGGACGATGGGGCGGCGGCCGCCCTTCGACTCGCCGGCGCCCACCTCCTTGATGAGCCCCAGCTCCAGCAGCTCCTCGACGATCTGCGAGACGGTGGAGCGGCTCAGGTCCCTGCGGCGGGCGATCTCGGCGCGAGAGATCTGCCGCTCGCGCCAGATGAGCTGCAGCACCTCCGAGAGGTTGGGGCGGTGCACCGGCGCCTCCAGCGTCCCGCGCCCCGCTGGCCCCGGATCCTGCTCGCTCCCGCCATCCCCCTCGACCTCCGGCGCCGCCTGGCGCGGCTCCCCGACCTACCTACCTGTGGAAGTAGACGTTGTCGATGAACACGGTGGCCGGGGGCGCCGACATGACGAACTGGGCCAGGTGGGCCCTGGTGGTGAGGCCGGTGAAGGCGGTGAAGGGGACGTCGATGGAGACCCACTGGCCGGTCAGCAGGGCCGGGCTGGAGCCGGCGTTGAAGGTCAGCTCGTGCTCCTTGTCGTCCCCGCCCGCGAACACGCCGTTGGCGCCGAAGTCCACCAGCTTGACCTTGAAGAAGGCGGCGTCCTTGACCCAGACGTCCACGTGGACGCGGGTGAAGGCGGTGGCGTCGACCACGTGGGTGCCGGTGAACTCGATGGCGGTGAAGAGCAGCTCGGCGTACTTGCTGACCGTGTCCCCGCCCAGCGTCACCTCCGACCAGCGGGGGCAGATCGGGTTGGTGCAGGCGTTGCTCCAGTCGGCCGCCATCTTGTCGATGGCCACGTCGGTGTAGGCGTCGCTGTAGATGGAGATGACGTCGGCGGCGGGCACGGTCGGCGTCGGCGGGCCCGCCAGCGGCGACAGGCCGGCGCCCACGTTGATGGTGACCGTCTGCGGCGCGGCCACCCCGGCCAGCGACGCCGAGACGACGGCGCTGCCGCTGGCGTGGGCGGTGACCAGGCCGCCCTCGTCCACGGTGGCCACGGCCGGCGCCGACGAGGCGTAGTCGAAGGTGGCCGGGAAGACGCCCATGGTGAGCTCGCGCCCGTCGATCCCGTAGGTCACGGCGGTGCCGCTCACCTGGTAGGTGTCGCCGACGCCCAGCGCCCGGGTGGCCGCCACCAGGGCCGGGCGCGGGTTCCAGCCGGTGGGGTCGAGCGCCTCGAAGCGGATCTCGTCGAACCAGACCTGGTAGGCGACCGGGTCCCCGGCGGCCAGCCAGAACATGCCCCGCTCCTGGGTCAGCTTGCCCGGGGCGGGGATGGGCACCACGAAGCGGCTCCACTCGGTGGTGATCGGCACCCCCTGCCACTCGGTCTGGTAGCGGGAGGTGCCGGTGTTGTCGTTGGCCAGGCCGAAGCTGTCGAAGGCCACGGCGCGGCTGGCCTTGGCCCAGAAGGTCAGGGCGGTGAAGCCGGACAGGTCCTGGGGGATGCCGGAGGTGACCGCCCCGCCCGAGAAGCCGAAGAGGCCGGCCCCCGGGTCGCCCGGGGCCGGGACCGAGAAGCGCAGCGAGGCGCTCCCGGCGTACCGCTGGCCGGTGTCCAGGCTGACGGCGTCGA
This window encodes:
- a CDS encoding glycosyl hydrolase family 17; its protein translation is MEAAIALANAYPEVVLAVVVGNETQVDWSAHRVAPQVLVEWLRTVRRGVAQPVATADDFGFWLKPESDEVAREVDFLVLHAYAMWNGKPLEEALDFTRQKHAEVTRRHPGLPVVLGEAGWATRKHTEGEQATLIKAEPGEAAQRRFYQEFTAWVVGQRIVSTWFEAFDENWKGGPHPDEVEKHWGLFRADRTPKAAALP
- a CDS encoding ABC transporter ATP-binding protein, giving the protein MRGLCVDYVGEEGLVRAVDRVSFEVGRGELLGIAGESGCGKSTVAQALLRVLPPPALISGGQVLFEGRDLLRLDEPALRALRWRRLSMVFQGALDALNPVLTVGAQLRDTLEAHGVRGARARQRAAELLALVGLRPAHLASWPHQLSGGMRQRVGIALALALEPALVVLDEPTTALDVVVEREILQVLLDLKARLGFSAIFITHDLARMLQLCDRVAVFYAGRLVEVAPAAALRAGPRHPYTQGLLAAYPSLQGDDQERPAIPGAPPSLRSPPPGCRFHPRCALAVERCRSEEPALRSLGAGSGVACHLA
- a CDS encoding ABC transporter permease, with amino-acid sequence MAGATPAWWSALRRDRKAAAGAALLGAFVVLGLVGPWLVASPDALVGIPLQPPSWSHWLGTTGQGQDVLAQTVAGTRVSLLVGFGVGATVVLLGALLGVTAAYFGGWVDGLLSLLFNVFLVLPGLPLAIVIAAYLPAGPGTVAFVLVVTGWAWNARVLRAEALSLRQRDFVAAAVVSGEGPGRIITRELLPNLTSLLVAQFIGSTVYAIGAQVGLEFLGLGDVSAATWGTNLYWATNDSALLTGAWWTFVPTGVCLALVGSSLVMLNAAFDELANPRLRADRAWRAWLLGHGLAPTRSTPVVDRG
- a CDS encoding ABC transporter permease gives rise to the protein MRRLLGRLGFYALACWAALTLNFFLPRLMPGDPATALFARFRGRLSPEAMGALRQAFGLTDASLPAQYLTYLAHVARGDLGLSVAYYPSPVSQVIAGGLGWTLLLAGTAVLVSFTLGSLLGIAAAWWRGGWVDTLLPPLLALLGAFPYFWLAMVLLYLLGFRLGLFPLGHAYGDDLTPAWSLAFLADVGRHAALPLASLVLSTVGGWMLGMRNAMITVLGSDQVALARAKGLSPARVALGYAARTALLPGVTGFGMAFGFVVGGSLLTEVVFSYPGQGYLLVQAVRNQDYPLMQGIFLVITLAVLGANWLVDLATAWLDPRTRGAR
- a CDS encoding ABC transporter substrate-binding protein, with the protein product MVAVGALLGALACVRERPPAPPGVLVVSVEQEASWIRNFNPLTGAAVPRWPTWSGIYEPLFVFSAVRGEQIPWLATRAEWRDGGRRLRVTTRSGVSWSDGAPFGARDVAFTFELLRRFPGLDRRGVWSWLGGVELVDPSTVDFTFPRVFLPGRDDLLAQLVVPEHAWRDVADPVAWANEHPVATGPFTEVRVFQHQVYELGRNPRYWQAGLPRVEALRFPAYPSNERANLALVFDEVDWAGNFVPAIDRIFVARSPADHAYWFPLTGATIFLFANTTRAPFDDVRVRTALSLAIDRRLLVEVALHGYSRPADATGLSDAYAGWRDPQAAGADWTRHDPGRAGALLDEAGHRVGPDGLRRLPDGRPWRYEILAVSGWSDWVRAAQVIARGLRQLGVDASVRTADVGAFTQRVQEGDFDLTIGWSFEGPTPWSVYRWLMSRQTVKPMGTPSMSNWHRYGSAEADRLLAAFEQEPDPAGQRLLATALQRVFAAEVPAIPLYPNPSWAEFNTRRFQGFPTAAHPYADPSPNRFDRGETLLVLTALEPRIR
- a CDS encoding glycoside hydrolase family 16 protein yields the protein MDPRRPTTTLLLALLALGSTGFGRCGSGWKVTWQDEFDGPAGQAPDPASWSADIGTDWGNAQLEFDTDRPENVALDGAGHLVITARKETYQGSAYTSARLLTKEKVVTRFGRVEARMKLPSGQGLWPAFWLLGANIDQVGWPTCGEIDVMEYRGQEPLVVHGTLHGPGYSGGNPITASTSLPGPAGFDQDFHVFAVEWDAGLVAFEVDGRVYAAVSREDLPAGTSWVFDQPFFVLVNLAVGGTYVGAPSAATTFPQQLVVDYVRISQRDP
- a CDS encoding ROK family transcriptional regulator, coding for MEAPVHRPNLSEVLQLIWRERQISRAEIARRRDLSRSTVSQIVEELLELGLIKEVGAGESKGGRRPIVLQFDDDAAVILGVDLGATHVAVTLTNLRGAVLAWQHQKHPVRDDPPGALALVNELAERCLATWGGSRRRLLGAGMAVPSPVDPARPTFLNDVVVPTWKGIDVVQGLRKRFRVPVLVDNDANLGALAERWWGAGRDVDHFAYIKLATGIGSGFFVDGKIYRGASGIAGEVGHLSVDPHGLPCGCGLRGCLVTVVGSPALLKRARRLLADHPGSALAGREFGITVMEDAALAGDALALQVVREAAEHLGVAVAGLLNLLNPAVVIVGGGLARLGDVLLDPLREVVRTRTLATSMAVSRIVTSQLGARAVAVGAATLLLQRALSDPRHFPVASAAR
- a CDS encoding Ig-like domain-containing protein, with protein sequence MAPRSWLLRAALAVLPVVVVGCFDEPPLGSGAVFDDGFATAVGYEPFLNSKLDAVSLDTGQRYAGSASLRFSVPAPGDPGAGLFGFSGGAVTSGIPQDLSGFTALTFWAKASRAVAFDSFGLANDNTGTSRYQTEWQGVPITTEWSRFVVPIPAPGKLTQERGMFWLAAGDPVAYQVWFDEIRFEALDPTGWNPRPALVAATRALGVGDTYQVSGTAVTYGIDGRELTMGVFPATFDYASSAPAVATVDEGGLVTAHASGSAVVSASLAGVAAPQTVTINVGAGLSPLAGPPTPTVPAADVISIYSDAYTDVAIDKMAADWSNACTNPICPRWSEVTLGGDTVSKYAELLFTAIEFTGTHVVDATAFTRVHVDVWVKDAAFFKVKLVDFGANGVFAGGDDKEHELTFNAGSSPALLTGQWVSIDVPFTAFTGLTTRAHLAQFVMSAPPATVFIDNVYFHR